A region of the Pseudomonas sp. A34-9 genome:
GTTTGCCGTTACATGAGTGATCAACCCGTTATCCAGGCCGTGGCCGACGCAGACATTGCTGAAGTACTGGATTTTGTTCTAAAGGCCCGCGCCGAGCTTTTCCCCAAGCTCGGCGCGACCGGCATGCCCGACGATCTGGCGCGTTTTGCCGAGGTTTATCTTCGTGGGGCAGGGCGTTTTCTGATCGCCCGCCATGAAGGGCAGATTGTCGCCTCAATCGGCTATCTCCCTTACGACCGGCGCTTTCCGCACCTGCCCTATCCAGACTTTAAAGTGGTGGAAATCGTCCGTCTGTTCGTCCTGCCCTCGCAGCGACGCTCAGGGCTGGCCGGTGCACTGTATCGATCGCTCAAGGATCTGGCACTCGCCGACGGAGTCGAGTTGATTTACCTGCACACCCATCCGTTTTTACCGGGCGCCATCGCGTTCTGGCAGCGGCAGGGCTTCGAGATCATCGATGTCGACGCTGACCCGGTGTGGCAGACAACTCACATGCACAGCCTCATGAGTGGAATCGAAGAATCTGCGCCCCATCGAACGGGTCCGTCAGGTAATGCGCCCTGACCCCGAAAGTCTCCTGTAACCGCTGCGGCGTCAGCACCGCCAGCGGTTCGCCCAACGCCACCAGTCGCCCGCGCTCCAGCACCGCCAGACGATCACACTTCAGCGCCTGATTGAGATCATGCAGCGCGATCAACGTGGTCACCGGCAACGCCTGTACCACGTTGAGAATGGTCAACTGATGCTGAATGTCGAGGTGATTGGCCGGCTCGTCCAGCAACAGGATTTGCGGTCGTTGCGCCAAGGCGCGAGCGATATGCACCCGCTGTCGTTCACCCCCCGAGAGGCTGCGCCAGAGACGCGTGCGCAGGTGCATCGCGTCAACGTCGGTGAGCGCCTGCTGGACGATGGCGTCGTCGTCCGCCGACCACGGTTGCAGCGCCGACAGCCAGGGCGTGCGCCCTAACGCCACGGCATCAAACACGCGAATGCCGTCGTCGGTGTCGGCCTGTTGTTCGACCACCGCCAGCGTCTGCGCAATGCTGCGTCGGGCCATTTTGCCGAGGCGCTGGCCGTCGAGCAGCACCTCGCCGGCGCTCGGTTCGCGCAACCCGGCGAGCAACTTCAACAGGGTGGATTTGCCCGAGCCATTTGGCCCGACGATGCCGAGGGTTTCGCCACGCTGAACGTCAAGGCTGACACCGTTGAGCAACTCGGCGCCGCGCACCTTGAAGCTCAAACCAGAACAACTCAAAACACTGTTCATCGTGCAGACCTGCGGCCAACCAGAATCAAGGCGAACACAGGCGCACCGACCAGCGCGGTAATCACCCCGACCGGAATCACCTGGCCCTTGATCAGCGTGCGCGACAGCACATCGGCAGCAATCAAAAACACCGCACCGCCCAAGGCACTGGCCGGCAGCAACCGCGCGTGACCGGTGCCAAGCAACAGCCGCGCGGCGTGGGGGATCACCAGGCCGACAAAACCGATCGATCCGACAATCGACACCATCACCGCCGTCACCAGCGCCGCGCAGCCAATCAACAGAATCTGCACACGTCGCACCGCAATGCCCAGCGACGCCGCCGAATCCGCGCCAAAGGTGAACGCATCCAGCGCCCGCCGGTGCCACAGACACACGACCAACCCCAACACGGCCACTGGCACCGCCAGCCACACCGATGGCCAGCGCACGCCGCCCAGATTGCCCAGCAGCCAGAACATGATCCCGCGTGCCTGCTCGGAGCTGGCCGAGCGGGTGATCAGAAACGCCGTCAGCGCGTTGAACAGCTGCGAGCCGGCGATCCCGGCGAGAATGATCTGCCCGGTGCCGCTGGCCGAACCGCTGACTCTCGCCAGCAGAATCACCAGCACGAACGCCGTGACCGCGCCGGCGAAGGCACCGACGGACAGCGAGATCATCCCGGCGCCAACCCCGAGTAGCGCCACCATCACTGCCCCGGTCGAAGCACCGGCAGAAATCCCCAGCAGATACGGATCCGCCAAAGGGTTGCGCAGCAGCGATTGCAGAATCACCCCGCACGTCGCCAGACCGGCACCGCACGCGGCCGCGACCAGGGCGCGCGTCAGGCGGTAATTCCAGACGATGCCTTCATCGATAGGGTCGAGCGTGTACCCGGCGCCCCACAGTTTGTTGGCCAACACCTGCAGCACCACACCCGGTTCAATCGAAGTTTCACCGATGGCCACGCCAGCAACCACTGCCATCAACAGCGTGGCCAAGGCCAGCAACGTACGGATCAGGCTGGCACTCATTGCGACAGGTCATAGCCGTTGATGGCCGTGGCCAGTTGCTCGATGCCGTCGAACATGCGCAGGCTGGCCTGCATGGCCATGGCGTCGAGAATGATGATGCGGTTGTGTTTCACCGCGTCCATGTTGCGCGTCACCGGATCGCTGCGCAGGAAGGCGAGTTTCTTTTCATAGTCGTCAGCGGGGAAGCGGCGACGATCCATGCGCGCGATGACGAGAAAGGTTGGATTGGCCTTGGCGATGGTTTCCCAGCCAACGGTTGGCCACTCCTCATCGGAGTCCACCACGTTGCGCACGCCGAGGGTGCTGAGCATGAAGTCGGGAATGCCTTTGTGCCCGGCCACGAATGGCTCGATGTCCATTTGTGCGCTGGAAAACCAGACCAGCGCGCTGGCGTCCTTGAGCTGTTTACCCTGGGCGGTGGCAATCGATCTGGCGAGGCTGGCCTTGAGTTCGTCGTTGAGCTGCCGGCCACGCTCCTGCACATCGAAGATCTGCGCCAGTTGGCTCACGCTCTTGTAGATCGTATCAATGCGAAACGGCGCCAGCCGCGTGCCATCGGCGCCGACGAGGTTGTCCTTGGCTTCGCAATCGGAGGGCAGCAGGTACGTCGGAATCTTCAGTTCATGAAACTGCTCGCGAGTGCCCACCGCACCTTGCGGGCCGACCATCCATTCCAGCTCCACGGCGACCAGTTCCGGGCGCTTGCCGATCACCGATTCGAAACTCGGCTCGTTGTCAGCCAGACGCTCGATCTTGTCGTCCTGCGCTTTGTACGTGCTCAGCACATTGTTGAACCACAGTGAGGTGCCGACGACTTTGTCGCCCAGACCCATGGCGTAGAGCATTTCCGTGCCGGCCTGGCCGATGGTCACGGTGCGCGTCGGCGCGTGCTGGAAGGTCAGAGTGCTGCCGCAGTTTTCGATCGTCAGCGGATAGACCGTCGGTGCCGCTTGCGCCATGGCGCCAAGGCTCAGGCCGGTGATGAGGGTGGCAACGCGGGGCAGCAGCATGGGGCAGTCTCCAGGGGAACCGTACGGGGAGCGGGAGAGTACGGATCGGAAACACACCATCGAACGCAGTCAGGGCAACCGCGCAAGGCCGGGCATCAAGCATTGATGCGCACGGCACGATGTCCTTCCCGGACACCCCGCCGGTTAGTAGTCACTGTGCCGGCAGGTCTCCTGACTGATGCGTCAGCGCCTGGCTCCGGCCTTCCCGGGGGTCACCCAGTGGCAGTCGTGGAGCAGGCTCAGCACCTACAGTTGCGGGGGCAGTTCCGATCGATGCTGTGCAAGCACCTCGGATTCCCTATTAATCCCGTTTGGAAACCGGCGGCGGCATGGTAGTCGATCGCGCCGCTGAAGGGGAGACGAATCTGTCGCGGCGAGGATTAGTGCTGGCTCATCAAACCGTGCAACACGCCCAGACGCAGGCCCGGTTCCGACGGCAACATTTGCGCGATGCCGAACACTTTGAATGCCGCGAGCATCAACACCAGACCGCCGGGCAGAATGCTCTGACGATGGGCTTGCAGGCCGGCGAGCTTGAGCTGTTGCACATTGTTCACCTTCAACAGCAGCAGCGACAGGCGCAGCAGCCCGCCATAGGTGATGCCGTCCTGACCGAAGTCGTTGAGGTGGTTGGCCTTGAGCACTTTGGCAAGCATGCGCGCGGTGCCGGAAGAGCCGATGGTTTGCTGCCAGCCCTGAGCCCGGTAGCGCCGGGCAACTTTTTCAAACTGCAGGATGGCGAAGCGTTCGGCTTCCTGTAGCGCGCCGGCGGACACCTCGCCGCCGCGGAAAAACCGCGTGCTCAAGGTGCCACTGCCGATGGCGATGCTCTCGGTGAGCAACGGTTGTGAACCCTGGCCGAGAATCAGCTCAGTGGAACCGCCGCCGATGTCGACCACCAGGCGCAGGTCTGCGGCGCTCGGCAAGGCGTGGGTGACGCCGGCGTAG
Encoded here:
- a CDS encoding GNAT family N-acetyltransferase, which encodes MSDQPVIQAVADADIAEVLDFVLKARAELFPKLGATGMPDDLARFAEVYLRGAGRFLIARHEGQIVASIGYLPYDRRFPHLPYPDFKVVEIVRLFVLPSQRRSGLAGALYRSLKDLALADGVELIYLHTHPFLPGAIAFWQRQGFEIIDVDADPVWQTTHMHSLMSGIEESAPHRTGPSGNAP
- a CDS encoding ABC transporter ATP-binding protein; its protein translation is MNSVLSCSGLSFKVRGAELLNGVSLDVQRGETLGIVGPNGSGKSTLLKLLAGLREPSAGEVLLDGQRLGKMARRSIAQTLAVVEQQADTDDGIRVFDAVALGRTPWLSALQPWSADDDAIVQQALTDVDAMHLRTRLWRSLSGGERQRVHIARALAQRPQILLLDEPANHLDIQHQLTILNVVQALPVTTLIALHDLNQALKCDRLAVLERGRLVALGEPLAVLTPQRLQETFGVRAHYLTDPFDGAQILRFHS
- a CDS encoding iron ABC transporter permease — its product is MIRTLLALATLLMAVVAGVAIGETSIEPGVVLQVLANKLWGAGYTLDPIDEGIVWNYRLTRALVAAACGAGLATCGVILQSLLRNPLADPYLLGISAGASTGAVMVALLGVGAGMISLSVGAFAGAVTAFVLVILLARVSGSASGTGQIILAGIAGSQLFNALTAFLITRSASSEQARGIMFWLLGNLGGVRWPSVWLAVPVAVLGLVVCLWHRRALDAFTFGADSAASLGIAVRRVQILLIGCAALVTAVMVSIVGSIGFVGLVIPHAARLLLGTGHARLLPASALGGAVFLIAADVLSRTLIKGQVIPVGVITALVGAPVFALILVGRRSAR
- a CDS encoding ABC transporter substrate-binding protein, with amino-acid sequence MLLPRVATLITGLSLGAMAQAAPTVYPLTIENCGSTLTFQHAPTRTVTIGQAGTEMLYAMGLGDKVVGTSLWFNNVLSTYKAQDDKIERLADNEPSFESVIGKRPELVAVELEWMVGPQGAVGTREQFHELKIPTYLLPSDCEAKDNLVGADGTRLAPFRIDTIYKSVSQLAQIFDVQERGRQLNDELKASLARSIATAQGKQLKDASALVWFSSAQMDIEPFVAGHKGIPDFMLSTLGVRNVVDSDEEWPTVGWETIAKANPTFLVIARMDRRRFPADDYEKKLAFLRSDPVTRNMDAVKHNRIIILDAMAMQASLRMFDGIEQLATAINGYDLSQ
- a CDS encoding Ppx/GppA family phosphatase encodes the protein MKEDASLFAAIDLGSNAFRLMIGQSVRSRKGLQIQEVKTLREPVRLAEGFDGGALDALALDRGWQALARFGKKLRGFEAGRVRAVATSAVREADNAQLFLASAERHLGFPIDVICGHEEARLVYAGVTHALPSAADLRLVVDIGGGSTELILGQGSQPLLTESIAIGSGTLSTRFFRGGEVSAGALQEAERFAILQFEKVARRYRAQGWQQTIGSSGTARMLAKVLKANHLNDFGQDGITYGGLLRLSLLLLKVNNVQQLKLAGLQAHRQSILPGGLVLMLAAFKVFGIAQMLPSEPGLRLGVLHGLMSQH